The window CCTGAGTTCAGTACCATGGCTTGGTTCGCCATGCTCTTTAGCGCGGGAATGGGTATTGGGATCATGTTTTGGAGCGTTGCTGAGCCGATTTATCATTATTTGAGTCCCCCGATGGCCCCGGAAGAAAGTGTTGAGGCTGCCCGACAGGCTATGAGTTTAACCTACTTGCATTGGGGATTTCACGCTTGGGGTATTTATGCTATTGTTGCCCTCTCGTTAGCTTTTTTTGCCTTTAACAAAGGGTTACCGCTCTCGTTTCGATCTGTATTTCATCCAGTATTGGGTGATCGTATTGAAGGCTGGATAGGAGATGTCATCGATATTCTTGCTGTTTTAGCCACCTTATTTGGACTTGCCACTTCGCTGGGACTGGGGGTAAAACAAGTAAGCGCTGGACTTAATCATTTATTTGCTACACCCGATACGGTGTGGTTGCAAGTAGGGCTTATTGTAGGCATAACCATGGTTGCAACCTTATCGGTGATACTTGGAATTGATAAAGGAGTGCGTGTGCTTAGTGAAGCAAACATTCGCATTGCCGTGCTATTTTTGGTGTTTATGCTGATTGTAGGTCCCACTATTTACATCATGGATTCCTTTGTCCAAAACCTTGGACATTACGCCAATAATATTCTCTCGTATAGTTTCTGGACAGAATCTTACGAAGGTTCAACTTGGCAAAATAGCTGGACCGTCTTTTATTGGGCCTGGTGGGTGTCATGGTCGCCTTATGTAGGGATGTTTATCGCTCGTATATCCAAAGGCCGAACCGTAAAAGAGTTTATTTTAGGGGTGTTAATTGCGCCCAGTATGGTCACCTTTTTATGGTTGGCCGCATTTGGAGGAACTGCCATAAACCTTGAGATGGAGGGAATTGGAAATATTGGGGTTGCTGTGCAAGATAATGTCGCAACAGCATTGTTTGTTTTCTTAGAACAATTTCCGCTTGGCTTTTTTACATCTATTATTGCTATCATTTTGGTAATGAGCTTCTTTGTAACATCATCCGATTCTGGGTCACTCGTTATTGATAGCTTGACCAGCGGGGGCAAATTAGATGCTCCCGTGGGGCAGCGCATATTCTGGGCGCAAACCGAGGGGGCCGTAGCAGCTGTGCTGTTACTTGGAGGAGGATTGAATGCCTTACAAACGGCTTCTATCATCACAGGATTACCATTTTTGTTTATCCTGTTATTGATGTGCTACAGCTTGTATAAAGGACTGAGTGAGGCGCATCAGAAGAAAATACAGCGCAACAAAAAGAAAGAACGCGAATCGTACCGCACATTGATCACTAAGCTTGTTGAAAGAGACAGTTAAATAAGCAACAGAATAAATTATACTTATTCTATTATGACATCATTTAAGCACTGGATGGTTGGTCTCGACTTAACGAATATGGATGAGCTTGTCCTGGGGTATTTGGATTTCTTTTCGGAAATAAAGCAACCGGAGCAAATTACGTTTATCCACGTTGTGGAAGACAGTGGTATTTCTGATGAACTTGCAGAACTATTTCCAGAGGTTGAGACTACGAAATCATTAGAAAGCATAATTCGAGAAGAGTTAAAGAAGAAGGTTCATCAATA of the Fodinibius sp. Rm-B-1B1-1 genome contains:
- a CDS encoding BCCT family transporter; this translates as MSLRNQDSKESSQREGIKKYFDVHNPVFWPSVVLIFSMIVTTLVMGEQAETMFSAAQSYISNNFGWLFILSVNTFLIFSLVIAFSRFGNIRLGGADAKPEFSTMAWFAMLFSAGMGIGIMFWSVAEPIYHYLSPPMAPEESVEAARQAMSLTYLHWGFHAWGIYAIVALSLAFFAFNKGLPLSFRSVFHPVLGDRIEGWIGDVIDILAVLATLFGLATSLGLGVKQVSAGLNHLFATPDTVWLQVGLIVGITMVATLSVILGIDKGVRVLSEANIRIAVLFLVFMLIVGPTIYIMDSFVQNLGHYANNILSYSFWTESYEGSTWQNSWTVFYWAWWVSWSPYVGMFIARISKGRTVKEFILGVLIAPSMVTFLWLAAFGGTAINLEMEGIGNIGVAVQDNVATALFVFLEQFPLGFFTSIIAIILVMSFFVTSSDSGSLVIDSLTSGGKLDAPVGQRIFWAQTEGAVAAVLLLGGGLNALQTASIITGLPFLFILLLMCYSLYKGLSEAHQKKIQRNKKKERESYRTLITKLVERDS